The sequence CCACGACCGTATAGGTGACCGTTGTGCTTCCATCAGGAATGTGGAGCCCGGAGGTATCGTTCCCTGGTGGTAACCACTGCAATTGTCAAGGCCGACCGGCACA is a genomic window of Bacteroidota bacterium containing:
- a CDS encoding HYR domain-containing protein, coding for MQWLPPGNDTSGLHIPDGSTTVTYTVVDTSGNTISCAPLRSGDSRIRW